The Papaver somniferum cultivar HN1 chromosome 3, ASM357369v1, whole genome shotgun sequence genome includes a region encoding these proteins:
- the LOC113355558 gene encoding chloride channel protein CLC-e-like — MGTSSSSCICCKLCNLPKLGIYHSSSYIVTSSQFSFLYNRNHKFTNKFFNSLKFHHREKPIAFLKPLRVKSTDSTEPDNFAQVLNVDKKWIGEEEEEVGNPLQGKKEKERLDIIAACIIGLCTGVGVVLFNFTVHELRDILWDGFPSKGATWLRQQPLEDRWVRVIIVPTGGGVLVAMLNSLRSYLSVPSKSQGMLLSNVKASFRPVLKAFAASVTLGSGNALGPEGPSVEIGASIAKGISSVFGMSNQRRTSLVAAGSAAGIASGFNAAIAGCFFAVESVLWPSPAADSSPSLTNTTSMVILSAVIAAIISEVGLGSEPAFKVPEYDFRSPSELPLYLLLGVLCGLVSLTLSRCTSYAITAVEKSQKVTGIPKVVFPVIGGLSVGVIALAYPEILYWGFENVDLLLESNPYVKGLPADLLLQLIGVKIITTSFCRASGLVGGYYAPSLFIGAATGMAYGKLVEQAVFLSDPIFHLSILEVASPQAYGLVGMAATLAGVCQVPLTAVLLLFQLTQDYRIVLPLLGAVGCSSWIASGQVIKRDSRDKRVSLESKRNVMQNTSQSPFNSAELSSNSSSDKKSSNGGDELCELESSLCLDDSGTELKAIEERITVSQAMRIRYVTVLMSTFLTEAVTLMLEERQSCAMIVDNENFVIGFLTLDDIQEFSSRRGQGEVQNLTVSEMCHLKEGKCRVLWTATPDMNLLSVESVMDTLGVNQLPVVIEHVQGYGGYPVGLIDKECINLACRIAATRESLGLSPAPEKN; from the exons ATGGGTACTTCCTCTTCTTCTTGCATTTGCTGCAAATTATGCAATCTCCCTAAGTTAGGAATATATCATTCTAGCAGTTACATTGTTACTTCCTCCCAATTTAGTTTTTTATACAACAGAAATCACAAATTTACTAACAAATTCTTCAATTCACTCAAATTTCACCATAGGGAAAAGCCAATAGCATTTTTGAAACCTCTGAGAGTTAAAAGTACTGATTCTACTGAACCTGATAATTTTGCTCAAGTACTCAATGTGGATAAGAAATGGataggagaggaagaagaagaagttggaaatcctttgcaggggaagaaagaaaaagagagactaGACATCATAGCTGCATGTATTATTGGTCTTTGCACTGGAGTTGGTGTGGTTCTCTTCAATTTCACA GTACACGAACTACGGGATATCCTGTGGGACGGATTCCCTTCGAAAGGTGCAACATGGTTGAGACAACAGCCCCTTGAAGATAGATGGGTAAGAGTGATTATAGTACCAACTGGTGGGGGTGTTTTGGTGGCCATGTTGAACAGTCTTCGAAGTTATCTCAGTGTGCCTTCCAAATCACAAGGAATGCTTCTTTCTAATGTCAAGGCTTCATTCAGACCTGTTTTGAAGGCATTTGCAGCTTCAGTTACACTTGGCTCTGGAAATGCTTTAGGACCTGAAGGTCCTAGTGTGGAAATAGGTGCATCTATTGCTAAGGGCATTAGTAGTGTTTTTGGTATGAGTAATCAGAGAAGGACATCTCTTGTTGCTGCTGGTTCAGCGGCCGGTATCGCATCAG GTTTCAATGCTGCTATTGCTGGATGCTTTTTTGCTGTGGAGTCAGTGTTATGGCCATCACCTGCAGCAGATTCCTCGCCTTCACTTACAAACACAACTTCAATGGTGATCCTTAGTGCTGTAATAGCTGCCATAATTTCAGAAGTGGGTCTAGGTTCTGAACCAGCATTCAAGGTCCCAGAATATGATTTCCGGTCTCCAAGTG AACTTCCACTATATCTTTTGCTGGGTGTTCTCTGCGGGTTGGTTTCGCTAACCTTATCGAGGTGCACATCTTACGCAATAACAGCTGTTGAGAAATCTCAGAAGGTGACAGGAATACCAAAGGTTGTCTTTCCTGTAATTGGTGGCTTGTCTGTTGGAGTGATAGCATTAGCTTACCCCGAGATTCTTTACTGGGGTTTTGAGAATGTTGATCTATTGCTGGAATCCAATCCTTATGTAAAAGGCCTCCCAGCTGATCTCTTACTTCAGCTAATTGGGGTCAAGATAATAACTACTTCATTTTGTCGGGCATCTGGATTAGTAGGAGGGTATTATGCACCGTCTCTTTTCATTGGTGCAGCAACTGGCATGGCATATGGTAAACTGGTGGAACAGGCAGTCTTCCTCTCTGATCCTATATTTCATCTTTCTATACTGGAAGTAGCTTCGCCTCAAGCGTATGGACTG GTTGGAATGGCTGCGACTTTAGCAGGGGTGTGTCAGGTACCATTAACTGCAGTTCTGCTTCTCTTTCAACTGACGCAAGACTACCGGATAGTACTGCCTTTACTAGGAGCTGTAGGTTGTTCTTCATGGATTGCATCTGGTCAGGTAATTAAGAGGGATTCTAGAGATAAAAGGGTCTCTCTAGAGTCAAAGAGAAATGTCATGCAAAATACAAGCCAATCTCCCTTTAACTCGGCTGAGCTATCTTCAAATTCTTCCAGTGACAAAAAATCATCTAACGGGGGTGATGAGCTTTGTGAGCTTGAGAGTTCTCTTTGTTTAGATGACTCTGGGACAGAACTTAAAGCTATAGAGGAAAGGATTACCGTGTCTCAAGCAATGCGGATAAGATATGTTACCGTCTTAATGAGCACTTTCCTGACGGAAGCTGTTACTCTCATGCTTGAAGAGAGGCAGTCTTGTGCCATGATAGTTGATAACGAGAACTTCGTAATTGGTTTCTTGACACTTGACGACATCCAAGAGTTCAGCTCAAGACGAGGGCAAGGCGAG GTACAGAATCTTACAGTGTCTGAAATGTGCCACTTGAAAGAAGGAAAGTGTCGAGTTTTATGGACAGCCACACCAGACATGAATCTCCTTTCTGTGGAAagtgttatggatacattgggtGTAAATCAACTTCCAGTTGTTATAGAACATGTTCAAGGCTATGGAGGGTACCCAGTTGGTCTCATAGATAAAGAATGTATTAATCTTGCTTGCAG AATTGCAGCTACTCGAGAATCCCTCGGCCTTTCACCTGCACCGGAGAAGAACTGA
- the LOC113355559 gene encoding pre-mRNA-splicing factor CWC25 homolog, giving the protein MGMKFLNKKGWHTGSIRNIETVWKAEQKRAAEDLKIEELRKQIKEEREKAEFRQLQVEAGLVPRQERLDFLYDSGLSVGKPSSADGFKELEALPTAPPLASSSTSKPQASNPGALFEEKPQSANDAWRKLNSDPLLLIRKREQEALARIKNNPIQMAMIKESVGGKKKHDDKESKKKKKKSKHCSSKGSLSTKDDAATSKGEERGEKSHRRDSGRPDNLSSDSEGDTYERKDRNRKSYHRSTRNRSDAEPDSPEREERNRTSYHRSTRNRSDAEPDSPERRDRRNYHKSTHNRSDSEPDSTERGERDRRSYHKSARNRSDLEPDSTDREERNRRSYHKSTHNRSDSEPDSTERGERDRRSYHKSTLNRSDLEPDSTDRGERKSRTYHGSTHSESELSRKRSNHDHSSFKNNEKSYTETIRATNDRPAIEEDLRSKSRPKHRQTAVKLTEEEKAAKLREMQMDAEVHEEQRWKRLKKAAEDDALEEKRAAIRKEATFLDEARKSAYGSGKGGSTTIEESVRRRKFFMQGQSAAGGETNAFRR; this is encoded by the exons ATGGGGATGAAATTTTTGAACAAGAAAGGATGGCATACAGGAAGTATAAGAAACATAGAGACTGTATGGAAAGCCGAACAGAAACGTGCTGCTGAAGATCTGAAAATTGAAGAGCTCcgtaaacaaatcaaagaagaaagagaaaaggcTGAATTCCGTCAGCTTCAAGTTGAAGCTGGTCTTGTTCC GAGGCAAGAGAGATTAGATTTTCTGTATGATTCTGGGTTGTCGGTTGGAAAGCCGAGTTCTGCTGATGGTTTTAAGGAGCTTGAAGCATTACCAACTGCTCCTCCATTAGCCTCATCGTCGACATCAAAG CCACAAGCATCTAATCCAGGAGCTTTATTTGAAGAGAAGCCTCAGTCTGCTAATGATGCATGGAGGAAACTTAATTCTGATCCTCTGCTTTTAATCCGGAAGCGGGAGCAGGAAGCACTTGCTAGAATTAAGAATAACCCGATCCAGATGGCCATGATTAAAGAATCT GTTGGCGGAAAGAAGAAGCATGATGATAAAGAaagcaagaagaaaaagaagaaatcaaagcaTTGCTCATCTAAAGGTTCATTGAGTACGAAGGATGATGCCGCTACTAGCAAGGGTGAAGAAAGAGGAGAAAAGAGCCATCGGCGTGACTCTGGGCGTCCAGACAATCTTAGCTCAGACTCTGAGGGCGACACATATGAGAGGAAGGATAGGAATAGGAAGAGTTATCATAGGTCAACACGTAACAGGTCAGATGCCGAACCTGACTCACCTGAAAGGGAGGAGAGGAATAGGACGAGTTATCATAGGTCAACACGTAACAGGTCAGATGCCGAACCTGACTCACCTGAAAGAAGGGATAGGAGGAATTATCATAAATCAACACATAACAGATCAGATTCAGAACCTGACTCAACTGAAAGAGGGGAAAGGGATAGGAGGAGTTATCATAAATCAGCACGTAACAGATCAGATTTGGAACCTGACTCAACTGATAGAGAGGAGAGGAATAGGAGGAGTTATCATAAATCAACACATAACAGATCAGATTCAGAACCTGACTCAACTGAAAGAGGGGAGAGGGATAGGAGGAGTTATCATAAATCAACACTTAACAGATCAGATTTGGAACCTGACTCAACTGATAGAGGGGAGAGGAAAAGTAGGACTTATCACGGATCAACACATTCAGAGTCGGAGTTGAGTAGAAAGAGGTCTAATCATGATCACAGTTCATTCAAAAACAATGAGAAGTCATACACTGAAACCATTCGCGCAACGAATGACAGACCAGCCATAGAAGAAGATTTGCGTAGTAAGTCACGTCCTAAGCATCGACAGACTGCGGTGAAGCTTACTGAAGAAGAGAAGGCTGCTAAATTGAGAGAGATGCAAATGGATGCCGAGGTGCATGAGGAACAGAGATGGAAACGGCTGAAGAAAGCAGCAGAGGATGACGCCTTAGAGGAAAAACGAGCAGCTATTCGGAAAGAAGCCACTTTCTTGGATGAGGCACGAAAGAGTGCCTATGGATCCGGGAAAGGTGGGAGCACCACGATAGAAGAGAGTGTCCGTCGACGTAAATTTTTCATGCAGGGACAGTCTGCCGCTGGCGGCGAGACCAATGCATTTAGGCGTTAA
- the LOC113359152 gene encoding vacuolar protein-sorting-associated protein 33 homolog: MFCIEFREQSQNDLLKILRNIQGNKYLIVDEKLSGSLSLIIQTSILQEHGVELRHLLSKPVQTECTKVVYLIRSQLNLVKLVSAHIQNDLSKGIQREYSVYFVPGRTVACEKIFEEEKVHHLLTIGEYPLYMIPLDEDVLSFELDLAYRDYLVDGDTSALWHIAKSIHKLEYSFGVIPNVRAKGKASARISEILTRMQVEEPVSTSDVGIPEINTLILLDREVDMVTPMCVQLTYEGLMDEILRVSNGSVELDASIMGNQMQEGKKTKVPLNSSDKLFKETRDLNFGVPCRLRSRCFAVIGRLVGLPHSLSSRSAL; the protein is encoded by the exons ATGTTCTGTATTGAATTCAGAGAACAATCACAGAATGATCTTCTTAAAATTCTCAGAAAC ATTCAGGGGAATAAGTATTTAATTGTGGACGAGAAACTTAGTGGATCACTCTCATTAATCATTCAAACATCAATTCTCCAG GAACATGGAGTAGAGTTACGGCACTTGTTGTCGAAACCAGTACAAACGGAATGCACGAAGGTGGTGTACCTTATAAGGTCACAGCTGAATTTAGTGAAGCTGGTTTCTGCTCATATTCAAAATGATTTATCTAAAGGAATTCAAAGAGAGTATTCAGTTTATTTTGTTCCTGGACGTACGGTTGCGTGTGAAAAG ATTTTTGAGGAGGAAAAAGTTCACCACCTACTCACTATTGGGGAGTACCCCTTATACATGATTCcgttggatgaggatgtgctttCGTTTGAACTTGATCTTGCTTATAGA GACTACCTGGTTGATGGTGATACGAGTGCTCTTTGGCATATCGCAAAATCTATACATAAACTGGAG TATTCATTTGGAGTTATACCGAATGTAAGGGCTAAAGGCAAAGCGTCAGCACGGATCTCAGAAATTCTAACCCGTATGCAAGTAGAAGAGCCAGTCAGCACATCAGAT GTTGGAATCCCGGAGATAAATACACTCATCCTTTTGGATAGAGAG GTAGACATGGTTACACCTATGTGTGTCCAGTTGACATATGAAGGCCTAATGGATGAG ATTCTGCGTGTCAGTAATGGTTCTGTTGAGCTCGATGCATCTATTATGGGCAACCAAATgcaagaaggaaaaaagacaaaggtTCCACTTAATTCAAG TGATAAGCTATTCAAGGAGACTCGTGATCTTAACTTTGGAGTGCCTTGTAGGCTGAGATCGAGATGCTTTGCAGTCATAGGTCGGCTGGTAGGGCTTCCGCACTCACTCAGCTCTCGGAGTGCCTTGTGA